In Vreelandella piezotolerans, one genomic interval encodes:
- the rplS gene encoding 50S ribosomal protein L19, which translates to MSSKNKVIQAIEAEQMSKEIPAFAPGDTIVVQVKVKEGTRERLQAFEGVVIGKRNRGLNSAFTVRKISHGVGVERTFQTYSPLVDSIEVKRRGDVRQAKLYYLRERSGKSARIKEKLA; encoded by the coding sequence ATGAGCAGCAAGAACAAGGTGATCCAGGCGATCGAAGCCGAGCAAATGAGCAAAGAGATTCCTGCTTTTGCACCGGGCGACACCATCGTCGTTCAGGTTAAAGTAAAAGAAGGCACTCGTGAGCGTCTGCAGGCGTTTGAAGGTGTGGTCATCGGTAAGCGTAACCGTGGCCTGAACTCCGCTTTCACCGTGCGTAAAATCTCCCACGGTGTTGGCGTCGAGCGTACCTTCCAGACCTACAGCCCGCTGGTAGACTCCATCGAAGTCAAGCGTCGCGGTGACGTTCGTCAAGCCAAGCTGTACTACCTGCGTGAGCGTAGCGGTAAGTCGGCGCGTATCAAGGAAAAGCTGGCTTAA
- the rpsP gene encoding 30S ribosomal protein S16: MVTIRLARGGAKKRPFYHLTVTDSRNARDGRFIERIGFFNPVARGQEERLRVDLDRVTHWQSQGAQLSGRVAELVKEARKQA, translated from the coding sequence ATGGTTACCATTCGTTTGGCACGTGGTGGCGCCAAAAAGCGTCCCTTTTATCACCTGACCGTGACCGACTCTCGTAACGCCCGTGACGGCCGTTTCATCGAGCGTATCGGCTTCTTCAACCCGGTCGCCCGTGGTCAAGAAGAACGTCTGCGCGTCGATCTGGATCGCGTCACTCACTGGCAGAGCCAAGGCGCCCAGCTGTCTGGTCGTGTTGCCGAGCTGGTCAAGGAAGCGCGCAAACAGGCGTAA
- the ffh gene encoding signal recognition particle protein, whose product MFQNLSERLSQTLKSIKGQARLTDDNIKDTLREVRKALLEADVALPVVKAFIERVRERAVGQEVSKSLSPGQQFVKIVQQELEAIMGEANEGLSLKGSPAVVLMAGLQGAGKTTSVAKLARYLREREKKKVLVVSADVYRPAAIDQLETLAKEVQVDFFPSRSDQKPVDIANAAIKHAKIQFHDVVLVDTAGRLAIDEAMMAEIQALHKAISPQETLFVVDAMTGQDAVNTAKAFHDALPLTGVILTKADGDARGGAALSVRHITGKPIKFMGVGEKVDALEPFHPDRVASRILGMGDMLSLIEEAERTVDKDKAAKLASKVKKGDGFDLEDFRDQLQQLKKMGGMGGLLGKLPGMGQMAELAQGPGPEKELGKLEALINSMTPHERRKPDIINGSRKRRIAAGAGLQVPDLNRLLKQHKQMQKMMKKAGKKGGMQKMMRGMSGMMGGGGGPGGPGGMGGMGGPGGLPWR is encoded by the coding sequence ATGTTTCAGAATCTGAGTGAGCGTCTTTCCCAGACGCTGAAGTCGATCAAAGGCCAAGCACGGCTGACCGACGACAATATTAAAGACACCCTGCGCGAGGTGCGCAAAGCGCTGCTGGAAGCCGATGTGGCGCTTCCGGTCGTTAAAGCGTTCATCGAACGGGTACGCGAGCGCGCCGTAGGTCAAGAGGTGTCAAAAAGCCTCTCGCCAGGTCAGCAGTTCGTCAAAATCGTCCAGCAAGAGCTGGAAGCGATCATGGGCGAGGCCAACGAGGGCTTGAGCCTGAAGGGCTCGCCTGCCGTGGTGCTGATGGCGGGTTTGCAGGGGGCCGGTAAAACCACCTCCGTCGCCAAGCTGGCCCGCTACCTGCGTGAGCGCGAGAAGAAAAAGGTATTGGTGGTGTCGGCAGACGTCTACCGTCCAGCGGCTATCGACCAGCTCGAAACGCTGGCGAAAGAGGTGCAGGTCGACTTCTTCCCCTCGCGCTCTGATCAAAAACCGGTCGATATCGCCAATGCGGCCATCAAACACGCCAAGATTCAGTTCCACGACGTGGTGCTGGTGGATACCGCCGGTCGCCTGGCCATCGATGAAGCGATGATGGCGGAAATCCAGGCGCTGCATAAGGCGATCTCCCCCCAGGAAACGCTCTTCGTCGTCGACGCCATGACCGGCCAGGACGCGGTCAATACCGCGAAAGCCTTCCACGATGCGCTGCCGCTGACCGGTGTCATACTGACCAAGGCGGATGGCGATGCGCGCGGCGGTGCCGCGCTCTCGGTGCGCCATATCACCGGCAAGCCCATCAAATTCATGGGTGTGGGCGAGAAAGTCGATGCCCTCGAGCCTTTCCATCCTGACCGGGTCGCGTCGCGCATTCTGGGTATGGGCGACATGCTGTCGCTGATCGAAGAGGCCGAACGCACCGTCGATAAAGACAAGGCCGCGAAGCTCGCCAGCAAGGTCAAGAAAGGCGATGGCTTTGACCTGGAAGACTTTCGCGACCAGCTCCAGCAGCTCAAGAAAATGGGCGGCATGGGCGGTTTGCTAGGCAAGTTGCCCGGCATGGGACAAATGGCCGAGCTGGCGCAAGGCCCTGGTCCTGAAAAAGAGCTGGGCAAGCTGGAGGCGCTGATCAACTCCATGACGCCCCACGAACGCCGCAAGCCCGATATCATCAACGGCTCTCGCAAACGGCGTATTGCTGCTGGCGCAGGCCTTCAGGTGCCCGATCTAAATCGCCTGCTCAAGCAGCATAAGCAGATGCAGAAGATGATGAAGAAAGCGGGCAAGAAAGGCGGCATGCAGAAAATGATGCGCGGTATGTCGGGCATGATGGGCGGCGGTGGTGGTCCGGGTGGCCCCGGCGGCATGGGGGGTATGGGTGGCCCTGGCGGCTTACCCTGGCGCTAG
- the rimM gene encoding ribosome maturation factor RimM (Essential for efficient processing of 16S rRNA) — protein sequence MTRFNTGHTDDTHVVLGKLTSPHGIKGWLKVYSYTNPMDSILEYPEWWVRQGETLTRMTVLQGSRQGKGLVVQLKGVDDRTAAEGLAQADILMPKEALPELTDDEYYWHELEGLTVFTRSGERLGQVSYLFETGANDVMVVRGDNDAIDKRERLLPFLPDDVIVEIDLEDGRMVVDWDPEF from the coding sequence ATGACGCGTTTCAATACTGGCCATACTGACGACACGCATGTGGTGCTTGGTAAGCTCACCAGCCCTCACGGGATCAAAGGGTGGCTAAAGGTGTACTCCTATACCAATCCCATGGACAGCATTCTAGAGTACCCCGAATGGTGGGTGCGCCAAGGGGAAACCCTCACGCGCATGACCGTCTTGCAGGGGAGTCGGCAAGGCAAAGGGCTTGTCGTGCAGCTGAAAGGCGTGGATGATCGAACGGCAGCCGAAGGGTTGGCCCAAGCGGACATCCTGATGCCCAAAGAGGCGCTGCCCGAGCTTACCGACGACGAGTATTACTGGCATGAGCTCGAAGGCCTTACCGTCTTCACTCGGTCAGGCGAACGGTTAGGGCAGGTCAGCTACCTGTTCGAGACCGGCGCGAACGATGTCATGGTGGTACGCGGTGATAACGACGCAATCGACAAGCGCGAGCGGCTGTTACCCTTTTTGCCCGATGATGTGATCGTTGAGATCGACCTGGAAGATGGCCGTATGGTGGTCGACTGGGATCCTGAGTTCTGA
- a CDS encoding cytochrome C assembly family protein: MQALPFATIAFVLYVAAAIWQGMTLFRRVPPRQGMVRLLGALGLLLHIPVVVKLVGASPGLLPGFTTSATLLMAVAVNVVLVASLFKPVLNAGIALFPLAGIALIAATWLPSQGSHSGLTPGILLHAVSSALAFAVLAIAAVQAVLVGLQNQALRHHHIRGIVQSLPPLTTMERVLFELVWAGIVLLTLSIISGLIFLDNLFAQHLVHKTVLSLGAWVIFTTLLVGRYRFGWRGMRAVRWTLGGCALLLLAYFGSKFVLEILLNR, from the coding sequence ATGCAGGCGCTCCCGTTCGCCACGATCGCTTTTGTACTCTATGTCGCCGCTGCCATCTGGCAGGGCATGACGCTGTTTCGCCGGGTGCCACCTCGCCAGGGGATGGTGCGCCTGCTGGGTGCACTCGGCCTACTGCTCCACATCCCCGTCGTCGTCAAACTAGTGGGTGCATCTCCGGGACTACTCCCCGGATTTACCACCAGCGCCACGCTACTGATGGCGGTGGCCGTCAACGTGGTGCTCGTCGCCAGCCTCTTCAAACCGGTACTGAATGCCGGTATTGCTCTCTTTCCGCTGGCCGGTATTGCGCTGATCGCGGCGACATGGCTACCCAGCCAGGGTAGCCATAGCGGCCTGACGCCGGGCATCTTGCTCCACGCGGTAAGCTCTGCACTGGCCTTTGCCGTGCTGGCCATTGCGGCAGTTCAGGCGGTGCTGGTGGGCTTGCAGAATCAGGCGCTGCGTCATCACCATATTCGCGGCATCGTTCAGTCGCTACCACCGCTGACCACCATGGAGCGCGTACTGTTCGAGCTGGTGTGGGCAGGCATCGTGCTGCTCACCCTATCGATCATCAGCGGGCTTATCTTCCTCGATAATCTTTTTGCCCAGCACTTGGTGCATAAAACGGTGCTATCGCTGGGCGCTTGGGTCATCTTTACTACGCTCTTAGTAGGGCGTTACCGGTTTGGCTGGCGTGGCATGCGCGCCGTACGCTGGACACTCGGCGGTTGTGCTCTACTGCTGCTGGCCTACTTTGGTAGTAAATTCGTGCTGGAAATTCTGCTTAACCGCTAA
- the xerD gene encoding site-specific tyrosine recombinase XerD gives MSVIDAYLDALWLEQGASDHTLAAYRRDLTAWQEQLERDDETLLTASPARFGAWMEQRREQGYQLRSNARMLSSLRSFYRWARLYGHIDSDPLANVSLPKVRPSLPDTLEEDEVERLLLAPDVGTPLGVRDRTMLELLYACGLRVSELVGLTGDAINLRQGVVRVRGKGDKDRLVPMGDEAAAWLAHYIETARPTLMQDPTRPALFPGRGDKAMTRQTFWHRIKAHAITAGIARPLSPHTLRHAFATHLLNHGANLRVVQLLLGHSDLSTTQIYTHVAQARLEQLHAEHHPRG, from the coding sequence ATGAGCGTGATCGATGCGTATCTGGATGCTCTGTGGTTAGAGCAGGGCGCCAGCGACCATACGCTAGCGGCCTACCGTCGTGATTTGACCGCTTGGCAAGAGCAGCTCGAGCGCGATGATGAAACGTTGCTCACGGCGTCCCCCGCGCGGTTTGGCGCTTGGATGGAGCAGCGCCGCGAGCAGGGATACCAGCTGCGCAGCAATGCACGGATGTTGTCGTCGCTACGCAGTTTTTATCGCTGGGCACGACTGTATGGTCATATCGACAGCGACCCGCTGGCCAACGTGTCGCTCCCCAAAGTGCGCCCCAGCCTGCCCGATACGTTGGAAGAAGACGAAGTCGAGCGTTTGTTGCTAGCCCCGGATGTGGGCACGCCGCTGGGTGTGCGTGATCGCACCATGCTGGAGCTGCTTTACGCCTGCGGGCTACGAGTGTCGGAGCTGGTCGGGCTGACCGGCGACGCGATCAACCTGCGCCAAGGCGTGGTGCGGGTACGCGGTAAAGGCGATAAAGATCGCCTGGTGCCCATGGGGGACGAGGCCGCTGCTTGGCTGGCACACTATATCGAAACGGCGCGGCCAACGCTGATGCAAGACCCCACACGCCCGGCGCTGTTCCCTGGTCGAGGCGATAAGGCCATGACGCGGCAAACGTTTTGGCATCGTATCAAAGCCCATGCCATCACGGCGGGCATTGCTCGGCCGCTTTCTCCTCACACGCTGCGCCACGCCTTTGCGACCCATTTATTGAATCATGGGGCGAATTTGCGGGTCGTACAGTTGCTGTTGGGTCATAGTGACCTGTCCACCACGCAAATTTATACCCATGTTGCCCAGGCGCGCCTGGAGCAACTGCATGCTGAACACCATCCGCGAGGTTAA
- a CDS encoding 1-acyl-sn-glycerol-3-phosphate acyltransferase — MTWGIKTTRCLLRRVIYLAMRGCYRLSVHGQFNVPKQGAALVVCNHVSFMDALVLGGGSPRPLRFVMDQPIFESRWLKWWFQLVGAIPIESERHSPGALRRTLDEVSRALRQGDIVMVFPEGRLTPDGEIHTFRRGLETILARDNVPVIPAGLAGLWGSWTSHYGGKALKKWPSRFRAPVSLHFGPPIAVHEVEGVALRRFLEQRVRALKAAGDSDIARRPSKQAD, encoded by the coding sequence GTGACATGGGGGATCAAGACCACCCGTTGCTTATTACGCCGTGTCATTTACCTGGCCATGCGCGGCTGTTATCGGCTATCTGTACACGGTCAATTCAATGTTCCCAAGCAGGGGGCGGCGCTGGTCGTGTGCAACCATGTGAGCTTCATGGATGCACTGGTGCTGGGCGGTGGAAGCCCCCGCCCGCTGCGCTTCGTGATGGACCAGCCTATTTTTGAATCCCGCTGGCTGAAGTGGTGGTTCCAACTGGTGGGGGCGATTCCGATTGAGTCGGAGCGCCACAGCCCCGGCGCGCTGCGGCGCACCCTGGATGAGGTGAGCAGGGCGCTGCGCCAGGGAGATATCGTCATGGTATTTCCAGAGGGGCGCTTGACCCCCGATGGGGAGATTCACACCTTCCGTCGTGGTCTCGAAACCATCCTCGCGCGTGACAATGTACCGGTGATTCCTGCCGGGCTGGCGGGACTATGGGGGTCGTGGACGTCCCACTACGGCGGCAAGGCGTTGAAAAAGTGGCCCTCCCGTTTTAGGGCGCCAGTGAGCCTGCATTTTGGCCCACCCATCGCCGTCCATGAGGTCGAAGGCGTCGCGCTAAGGCGTTTTTTAGAGCAGCGAGTTAGAGCATTGAAAGCCGCGGGCGACAGCGACATCGCTCGGCGCCCGTCGAAGCAGGCGGATTAA
- a CDS encoding DsbC family protein yields the protein MLNTIREVNQRMHLRMPTVAKSCVPWLVLASSLIPAAAFADDVAERLADSLQVNGQPMPVEQVSATPMEGIYHVRLESGESFYANADGSHFLVGDLYQNGDNGLVNLTEQARNQERAAALAAIPESERVVFRAIDEPKATVVVFTDPTCPYCERLHETIPELNERGIAVHYLAFPRAGMGSGAAETLQQVWCSDNRSEAMNRAKEGQTIAASASCDNPVADQYALGQALGVQGTPAIILPDGQMVPGFVPPERLVAMLGLEDE from the coding sequence ATGCTGAACACCATCCGCGAGGTTAATCAAAGAATGCACCTACGTATGCCGACCGTTGCGAAATCCTGTGTTCCCTGGCTGGTGCTGGCGAGTAGTTTAATCCCTGCGGCTGCCTTCGCCGATGACGTGGCCGAACGCTTGGCTGACAGCTTGCAGGTGAACGGCCAGCCAATGCCGGTAGAGCAGGTGAGCGCCACGCCGATGGAAGGGATCTACCATGTACGCCTGGAGAGTGGTGAGTCGTTTTACGCCAATGCAGACGGTAGTCATTTTTTGGTAGGGGACCTTTATCAAAACGGGGATAATGGGCTGGTGAATCTGACCGAGCAGGCTCGCAACCAAGAGCGCGCAGCGGCGCTAGCGGCGATTCCCGAGAGCGAGCGCGTCGTGTTTAGAGCCATCGATGAGCCCAAGGCCACGGTGGTGGTATTTACCGACCCTACCTGCCCCTACTGCGAGCGCCTTCATGAGACCATTCCCGAGCTCAACGAGCGGGGAATTGCGGTACACTATCTCGCCTTCCCGCGGGCCGGGATGGGCAGCGGTGCCGCCGAGACCTTGCAGCAGGTATGGTGCTCCGACAACCGTAGCGAAGCGATGAATCGGGCCAAAGAGGGCCAGACGATCGCCGCTTCGGCCAGCTGCGACAATCCGGTGGCCGATCAATACGCGCTGGGGCAAGCGCTAGGGGTGCAAGGCACGCCCGCGATCATCCTGCCCGATGGGCAAATGGTGCCTGGCTTCGTGCCCCCCGAGCGGCTCGTGGCCATGTTAGGCTTGGAAGACGAATAA
- a CDS encoding homoserine dehydrogenase: MKPVRVGICGLGTVGGGTFNVLTRNADDISRRAGRPIVIEQVAHRSIHPDCDITGIKATTDVFEVANNPDVDVLVELIGGYDIARELVLTAIANGKHVVTANKALIAVHGNEIFRAAHEKGVIVAFEAAVAGGIPVIKSLREGLGANRIEWVAGIINGTGNFILTHMRDEGRAFEDVLAEAQALGYAEADPTFDVEGIDAAHKLTILASIAYGVPLQFEKAFTEGISRITAEDVEQADNLGYVIKHLGISKRTDQGLELRVHPTLIPKERLLANVHGVKNAIAVMGDAVGPTLYYGAGAGAEPTASAVVADLLDVARDIATDHHYRVPYLAFSGIDEDVSQLPIMPMEEITTAYYLRLLAVDRPGVLARVATILAEQGISIEALIQKEATEGELVPIILLTHRTKEKQMNEAIREIEAMADIAGPVTRIRVESLDEGE; encoded by the coding sequence TTGAAACCGGTAAGAGTAGGCATTTGTGGGTTAGGTACTGTCGGTGGTGGCACCTTCAACGTATTGACGCGCAACGCGGACGATATCAGCCGCCGTGCAGGCCGCCCGATCGTGATCGAGCAGGTAGCCCACCGCAGTATTCATCCCGACTGCGACATTACCGGCATCAAAGCGACGACCGACGTGTTCGAAGTCGCCAACAACCCCGATGTGGACGTACTGGTCGAGCTGATTGGCGGCTACGATATCGCCCGTGAACTGGTGCTCACCGCGATTGCCAACGGCAAACACGTGGTCACCGCCAATAAGGCGCTGATCGCCGTCCACGGTAACGAAATTTTCCGTGCCGCCCATGAAAAGGGGGTGATCGTCGCCTTCGAAGCCGCCGTGGCGGGCGGCATTCCGGTCATCAAGTCGCTGCGTGAAGGTCTGGGGGCCAACCGTATCGAGTGGGTGGCCGGTATCATCAACGGCACCGGCAACTTCATTTTGACCCACATGCGCGACGAAGGCCGTGCCTTCGAAGACGTGTTGGCCGAAGCCCAGGCGCTGGGCTATGCCGAAGCCGACCCGACGTTCGATGTGGAAGGCATCGATGCGGCGCACAAGCTGACCATCCTGGCTTCCATTGCCTACGGTGTGCCGCTGCAGTTCGAAAAAGCCTTCACCGAAGGGATCTCCCGCATTACCGCCGAGGACGTGGAGCAGGCCGACAACCTCGGCTACGTCATCAAGCATCTGGGGATCTCCAAGCGCACCGATCAAGGGTTAGAGCTGCGTGTTCACCCCACGCTGATTCCCAAAGAGCGTCTGCTCGCCAATGTACACGGCGTGAAAAACGCCATTGCGGTGATGGGCGATGCGGTTGGTCCCACGCTCTATTACGGCGCGGGTGCCGGTGCCGAGCCTACGGCGTCAGCCGTGGTCGCCGATCTGCTGGACGTGGCGCGGGACATTGCCACCGACCACCACTACCGCGTGCCTTATCTGGCGTTTAGCGGCATCGACGAAGACGTTAGTCAGCTGCCGATCATGCCGATGGAAGAGATCACCACGGCGTACTATCTGCGCCTGCTGGCGGTGGACCGTCCTGGCGTGCTGGCCCGCGTGGCCACGATTTTGGCCGAGCAGGGCATCTCCATCGAGGCACTGATTCAAAAAGAGGCCACCGAAGGCGAACTGGTGCCGATCATTCTGCTGACGCATCGCACCAAAGAGAAGCAGATGAACGAAGCGATCCGTGAGATCGAAGCCATGGCGGATATTGCAGGCCCCGTCACGCGAATTCGCGTGGAAAGCCTGGACGAGGGAGAGTAA
- the trmD gene encoding tRNA (guanosine(37)-N1)-methyltransferase TrmD: MWIGVVSLFPDMFDAITQQGVIGRAVEKQRIALEFWNPRDYATDRHRSVDDRPYGGGPGMLMKVDTLRAAIFDARQRAEQATGLTPTVIYLSPQGRRLDQQGVQTLASAGPLVVVAGRYEGIDERVVESDIDEEWSIGDYVLSGGELPAMVLIDAAARLVPGVLGHQDSAIEDSFNDGLLDCPHYTRPEVIDGRRVPDVLLSGNHAAIKRWRLKQSLGRTWQRRPDLLAGRTLNAEQQTLLDEFIEEYALSSTAVARP, translated from the coding sequence ATGTGGATTGGCGTGGTATCGCTGTTTCCCGACATGTTCGATGCGATAACCCAGCAAGGTGTGATCGGTCGAGCGGTAGAGAAGCAGCGCATTGCCCTTGAGTTCTGGAATCCGCGTGATTATGCCACCGACCGCCACCGCAGCGTGGACGATCGCCCCTATGGCGGCGGCCCAGGCATGCTGATGAAGGTAGATACGCTCCGAGCGGCTATCTTTGATGCGCGCCAACGTGCCGAGCAGGCCACCGGCCTGACGCCAACGGTGATCTACCTGTCGCCCCAAGGGCGTCGGTTGGATCAGCAGGGTGTTCAAACGCTCGCGTCGGCAGGCCCGCTGGTCGTGGTCGCCGGGCGCTACGAAGGTATCGACGAGCGTGTGGTGGAGAGTGACATCGATGAAGAGTGGTCGATTGGCGACTATGTGCTGAGCGGCGGCGAGCTGCCCGCGATGGTGCTGATCGACGCAGCGGCAAGGCTGGTACCCGGCGTGCTGGGCCACCAGGATTCCGCTATCGAAGACTCGTTTAACGACGGTTTGTTAGACTGCCCGCACTATACCCGTCCTGAAGTGATTGACGGGCGCCGAGTGCCTGACGTGCTGCTTAGCGGAAATCATGCAGCCATCAAGCGCTGGCGGTTGAAGCAGTCGCTGGGGCGTACCTGGCAGCGTCGTCCTGATCTGTTGGCAGGACGTACTCTTAACGCCGAGCAGCAAACGCTGCTAGACGAGTTTATCGAGGAATACGCTTTGTCCTCTACGGCGGTTGCCCGCCCGTAG
- a CDS encoding HlyC/CorC family transporter: MSDDFPLGLLFGLLALLILLSAFFSSSETGMMSINRYRLSHQANSGDRRAKRVMRLLTRPDRLIGVILIGNNFVNNLAASIATIIAIHFFGDVSGPAISTALLTITILIFAEVTPKTYAAIKPERIAYPTSFALEPLLKLLYPLVWLVNVMSNGLLRLVGVKSVDNGGDNLTRDELRTVVHEAGTLIPYRHRAMLLSILDLENVTVNDIMVPRHEVLGIDLDDSLEDILTQIRTSQHTRLPVYKGDINNIIGMLHLRNAARFLSRSEVTKAAIVQEAREPYFIPESTPLHTQLLNFQKQKRRIGIVVDEYGDVEGLVTLEDILEEIVGEFTTDVSEDDEIHQQDDGSHVIEGTANIREINKMLGWQLPTDGPKTLNGLILEHLEAFPEGPACLQIGNTRMEILEIRDNLITSARCWQKLRLPRR; encoded by the coding sequence TTGAGCGACGACTTCCCCCTGGGGTTACTGTTCGGCCTGCTAGCCTTACTCATTTTGCTGTCTGCCTTCTTCTCAAGTTCTGAAACAGGCATGATGTCGATCAACCGCTACCGGCTTAGCCACCAGGCCAACAGCGGCGACCGCAGAGCCAAGCGTGTCATGCGCCTGCTCACCCGGCCCGATCGTCTCATTGGCGTCATCCTCATTGGCAATAACTTCGTCAACAACCTGGCAGCCTCGATTGCCACCATCATCGCCATTCACTTTTTTGGCGATGTATCGGGCCCCGCCATCTCCACCGCGCTGTTGACCATCACTATTCTGATCTTTGCGGAAGTGACGCCCAAGACGTACGCAGCCATCAAGCCAGAGCGCATCGCCTACCCCACGTCCTTTGCGCTGGAACCGTTGCTCAAACTGCTCTACCCCTTGGTATGGCTGGTCAACGTAATGTCTAACGGCCTGCTACGCCTGGTGGGCGTCAAAAGCGTCGATAACGGCGGCGACAATCTTACCCGTGACGAGCTGCGCACCGTGGTGCACGAAGCGGGCACGCTAATCCCCTACCGCCACCGCGCCATGCTGCTATCGATTCTGGACCTCGAAAATGTGACGGTGAACGACATCATGGTGCCCCGCCACGAAGTGCTGGGTATCGATTTGGACGATTCGCTGGAAGACATTCTGACCCAGATCCGGACCAGCCAGCACACACGCCTACCGGTCTATAAGGGCGATATCAACAACATCATTGGCATGCTGCACCTGCGTAACGCTGCGCGCTTTTTATCCCGCAGCGAGGTGACTAAAGCCGCCATCGTTCAAGAAGCGCGGGAGCCCTACTTCATTCCCGAGTCCACGCCACTGCATACCCAGCTGCTGAATTTTCAGAAGCAGAAGCGACGGATCGGTATCGTAGTGGATGAGTACGGCGATGTAGAGGGCCTGGTGACGCTGGAGGATATTCTCGAAGAGATCGTCGGCGAGTTCACCACCGACGTTTCCGAAGATGACGAAATTCATCAGCAGGACGACGGCAGCCATGTCATCGAAGGCACGGCGAATATCCGCGAGATCAATAAGATGCTTGGCTGGCAGCTACCCACCGACGGCCCCAAGACGCTGAACGGGCTGATTCTCGAACACTTGGAGGCGTTCCCAGAAGGCCCTGCCTGCCTGCAAATCGGCAATACACGGATGGAAATTCTGGAGATTCGCGACAACTTGATCACATCGGCACGTTGCTGGCAAAAACTACGCCTGCCCCGCCGTTAA
- a CDS encoding TetR/AcrR family transcriptional regulator encodes MARPRQHAPDALHAQVMHACDEWLAKQPVHGLSLRALAREVGCAPSTLLKLYGSFNNLLQHVNVETLARLQHTITSLAEDDPEPWLRSLAHAYWRFAEQDCYRWQLLFDYPLAQEGELDQRQSDLIEALFTQVETSLKQYQPVLDDLEARRLGRTLWGSVHGLVQLGLNERLGYWQGQQLKVDELLEQLMSTVLAGLRHRGATT; translated from the coding sequence ATGGCCCGTCCTAGACAGCATGCGCCCGATGCCCTCCACGCGCAGGTCATGCACGCTTGTGATGAGTGGTTGGCTAAGCAGCCAGTCCATGGTTTATCACTACGTGCTCTGGCCAGAGAGGTGGGCTGCGCGCCCAGTACGCTGCTAAAACTCTACGGCAGCTTTAACAATTTATTGCAGCACGTCAACGTAGAAACCCTCGCACGTTTGCAGCACACCATCACGAGTTTGGCTGAAGACGATCCCGAGCCCTGGCTGCGTTCTCTGGCGCATGCTTACTGGCGGTTCGCCGAGCAGGACTGTTATCGCTGGCAGCTGTTGTTCGACTATCCGCTGGCTCAGGAGGGTGAGCTGGACCAGCGTCAGAGCGATCTCATCGAGGCGCTGTTTACGCAGGTAGAAACCTCGTTAAAGCAGTATCAACCCGTTCTAGACGACTTGGAAGCGCGTCGTCTAGGCCGCACGCTCTGGGGCAGTGTACATGGCTTGGTGCAGCTTGGCTTGAATGAGCGGCTTGGCTATTGGCAGGGTCAGCAACTCAAGGTCGATGAACTCTTGGAGCAGCTCATGAGCACGGTGCTGGCTGGGTTGCGTCACCGGGGTGCCACGACGTGA